From Linepithema humile isolate Giens D197 chromosome 8, Lhum_UNIL_v1.0, whole genome shotgun sequence, one genomic window encodes:
- the LOC137001496 gene encoding histone H3.v1-like — MVVEGVVRSERQNYVEERATQRRGVRRRRDDTSPEAGPSSRARIILTPELVDLVSNESTSQSAPREVSSFDEEEIFSPLYNNDRQQSVILPEADDEEEEQEEEQEEEEEEEEQEDEEEEQEEEEQEEELQERNYEGEDEQSHDGWGDRGKKDCKFLQLLLCSNFIF, encoded by the exons ATGGTGGTGGAGGGTGTGGTGCGTAGCGAGCGTCAAAATTATGTCGAAGAGCGAGCTACTCAACGCCGCGGGGTAAGACGACGACGAGACGATACCTCGCCTGAGGCTGGACCTTCGT ctCGCGCGCGAATTATTCTTACGCCGGAGCTTGTCGATCTTGTGAGCAACGAATCGACGAGTCAGTCGGCTCCTCGCGAAGTGAGCTCGTTCGATGAGGAGGAAATATTCAGTCCTTTGTACa ataacgaCCGTCAACAGAGTGTAATATTACCCGAGGCTGACGACGAAGAGGAAGAGCAGGAGGAAGagcaggaggaggaggaggaagaggaagagcaggaagacgaagaagaagagcaggaggaggaagagcaggaagagGAATTACAGGAGAGGAATTATGAAGGAGAGGATGAACAAAGCCACGACGGATGGGGTGACAGAGGTAAGaaagattgcaaatttttacagttgcttttatgctcgaattttattttttaa
- the LOC137001495 gene encoding uncharacterized protein yields MDKRREIVKSEKPTKCSDTSEARCDITEKIVQNCMLLSTTYGLNFSYTKKIHVGLQTSINSDEFDFQPFVKFSSKGADGICFNMAEWQKFQENMKQMSDYLNGNSITANSIIINKIIINFTTAYGARALLLTYRENGQEVQPLENTTTKEEIHAPKKRWTYSLAIAMQRASFLGLENILECVNANLNRLNIITTSANDCAKYLINEIQIRLPIVGYIENDIIKLAFKSNCREIQTNVRTQLKDLTFLDDQFEIVFLELIALYFDQIVHIIRFQRKL; encoded by the coding sequence ATGGATAAACGCCGGGAAATTGTGAAATCCGAAAAACCGACAAAGTGCAGCGACACTTCCGAAGCAAGATGCGACATCACCGAAAAAATTGTGCAGAATTGCATGCTATTATCTACAACATATggattgaatttttcttatacGAAGAAAATTCATGTTGGGCTGCAAACTTCAATTAACAGCGACGAGTTTGATTTCCAAcctttcgttaaattttcatccAAGGGAGCCGATGGTATTTGCTTCAACATGGCGGAAtggcaaaaatttcaagaaaatatgaagCAAATGTCGGATTACTTAAATGGAAATAGTATTACGGCAAACTCGATTATTATCaacaagataattataaatttcaccacTGCTTATGGAGCAAGAGCTTTGTTATTGACATATCGAGAAAACGGACAAGAAGTTCAACCTTTGGAAAATACCACGactaaagaagaaattcaTGCTCCAAAGAAACGCTGGACTTATTCGCTCGCTATAGCAATGCAGAGAGCTAGTTTTCTGGGACTAGAAAATATACTCGAATGTGTAAACGCTAATTTGAATCGACTGAATATAATCACCACTAGTGCCAATGATTGcgctaaatatcttattaatgaaatacaaataagacTACCTATCGTGGGTTATATCGAAaacgatattataaaactcGCGTTCAAATCTAATTGTCGCGAAATACAAACTAATGTACGTACGCaactaaaagatttaacatttctcgacgatcaatttgaaattgtatttttagaattaattgctCTTTACTTCGatcaaattgtacatataattagatttcaacgaaaattgtaa